Sequence from the Fibrobacter sp. UWB2 genome:
CGAGTTCCCCGAAGGACTTTTTCTGCGAGCAGACGCTTGTGGCGATTGCTTCGCTGCGCGTCCATAACCCGAATGCGTTCGTGACGCTTTTGACGGACGACAAAACGGCCGAAACTCTGACGGGGCAGCGTGCGGTCTTGAAGGACGCTGTCGATGAACTCAAGGTACTCACGCTTGATGAAAAGTTCACGCCGATGCTTCGTTCTCGTTACCTCAAGACGGTGATGCGTAATGTGGTCGATGGCGACTTCTTGTACATGGATTCGGACATCGCGATTGTCGATGACCTCTCGATTCCGGACGAATGGCGCGGTGGCATTTACGCGGTACTCGACTTCCACACGAATCTTTCGAAGGCAATTAACCGCAAGAAGGTCTTGAACAACGCGAAGATGATGGGCTTTTCGCCAATCCTCAACGATGAGATTTTCAACGGGGGCGTGATGTTTGCCGCCGATACGCCGGAAGCTCGCGAGTTCTTCAAGACTTGGCATGAACTTTGGCTTTACTGCGTTTCGAAAAATTTCCCGTATGACATGGCTTCGCTTGCTGAGACGAACTACAAGTTCGGTTACGTGACGAAAAAGATGGATGGCGGCTGGAACTGCCAGCTGGCTTACGGCAATCGCTTTTTGCCGACGGCGAAAGTGCTGCATTTCTTCGGTTCGCGCATTATCGATACGCGTGGCCGCAAGGTGCCGGAATCGATGAACATCTTTTTGCCGAAAATTTTGCGCAAGGACTTTTATACGAACTTGAAGAACCTCCCCGTGACGGTAAACGCGGACAAGTCCATTCACATCAACGAGTATTACGATGACGTGATTGCCCACGCGAAGGACGCTTTCATGTACCAGACGAACAAAGTTGGTGCTGCGGGCGCTTACATTATTCGTAGCTATGCGTTTGCGAAGTCGCTCGCCTGGCTGTACAAGAATGTGCCTTTTCTCGTGAAGCCTTTGGAAATCTTGGGCAAGCTTTTCTAGGGGACGTTTATGAATTTGCTTTTTAATCTCGTGGCGGTGCAGCCGATTCACAGTGCAAAATTTCACGGTGGCGGCAGCTATGGCGAAGTGATATTCTGGGCGCTTGTGAAACGTGGCGCAAAGTTCAGTTGCGTCTATGATAGCCGAAAGTATTTGGCCCCGGATATTATTGCGGCTTGCGAAAAATGTGGCATCCCGCTTTTTGACATTGCCGAAAAGACTCCGCAGCAGATTATCGACGAAAATGCGATTGATGCGTTTTACACGCCGCTTTATTCGCTGGAAGGCAAATGGCAAATTCAGGTGAAGCGTTTTGTGTTCACGTGGCATGGAGTGCGCGCTCTCGAAATGCAGTATAGCTGGCAAGGCGTTGGCTTTGCGAAAAAACTTGCACAAAAGCTCGAAGCGCTTGTACGTTATCGCGACAGTTGGAAAAAGTATTTCTATGCGCCCAAGTATCGCGATTTGGCGGCCCGCATTGCCGATGGCCGTGCCGAATGCATTACCGTGAGCGAACACAGCCGCGCTTCTATTAAGTCGTTTTTCCCGGAGCTTCTTGACAAAGAAATTCCAGTTTTCTATAGCCCAATGCTGGATTACGAACCGGAAGGATTCTTGCCGCCGACGGTGAAAACGAAAAAGTATTTCTTGCTCACGAGCGGTGCCCGCTGGGAAAAGAATAACCTGCGTGCGGTCAAGGCGTTCGACGAACTCGTGACGATGATGCGTTCGACGAATCATGAATTCGATATGAAACTCGTGATTACGGGGGCGACAAACGTCAAGGTTTACCGCAAACATATCCGCAACAAGGATGCGTTTGTGTTCCTCGGCTACGTGGAATCGAAGGAACTCGAATTTTTGCACAAGAACGCGTATGCGTTTATTTTCCCGAGTTTGAACGAAGGCTTTGGCTATCCGCCAGTGCAGTCGATGCGTTATGGCGTGCCAGTTGCTGCAAGCGGTACGACGTCTGTGCCCGAAGTCTGCGAAAATGCGGCACTTTACTTTGACCCGTATTCCGTGAGCGAAATCAAGAACCGCATGATTCAATTGCTGGATTCGGATATCTATGCCATGTACGCATCCCGCGGCCTTGCCCGATACGGTGAAGTGCATAAACGCCAACAAGAAGACCTCGAAAAAGCCGTCGCCTTTGTCCTCGGTGAATAATTATTAGGAGTGATAGCTCCGATTCTGTCATGCCCGCTAGAGCCTGTCCTGAGCGAAGTCGAAGGATGCGGGCATCTCCATATACATTTTGTACATGCTCTTGCATGAGCATTTTATTATAATTTGTAATTATGATAAAGAAAATCTGTTTCTTGGTTGTTGCGTTTGCGTGTGTAGTGCTTGCACATCAGATTCCTTTGTGGGTGTATAAAGAAGGCGGGTCGGATCATGTTTATTTCAATGGTAAAATGTGCAGTATTTTAACGCATCCGCTTAACGAGTTTGTCGCCAAACATTATGCGGAGTGGCCATTTAGACCGATAAATGCTTGTACAGTGCTTGGTAATCGCCCGATATTTGCTTATTTTGGTCCTGAAAATGGTGGCGGTTATACTGCTTTTTGGCGTTTTCGAGATTCATCGCTTTATTTAGATAGCGTGAAGATAAATGCTTGCTCGCGTTCTTTATATACAAAGAGTGATGACCAAAGAGTTGTTTCGGTGAGTATTCCCCCGCAGGAAATTGTTTTGAATACATCTGCAAAAAAACGAATTTTCAAAAATCAAAAGAGCGAACCATTGTTTGCAGATTTTGTTAGCGATACCATTAAATTTGAATGTGAATCGGGTTATAGCAGCTATGTAAAGGAAGGTAGGGTTGTTTCTGAACCTCGGAAAATAATATATGAAGGAATGCTTGTAGGTGGTCGTGGTACAAAACCTGTAATGCAACATAATTCCAAAAGAATGAATGCTGAACCAGATTTGCTGAGTCCGAAACTCTATCAAGAAGGAAATTCTCCGTTTGTCGATTATTACAAAGTTTTAGATAGCTTACGCCAAGTGTTAGATGATAAAGGTATGGAAGAATATCTTGAAGAATCTAGGATAGATCCGAGGTTTAAAAAATTTGAAGATTTCTTTAAAATTAATGCGATAAGCATGTGGTATTATGATCGGTTTGGATCGGATGACCATTATGTTTTTTATGTATCGCCTAAAGGAAAAACTCCATTTAAAGAAATAATCTTTAGACTCCGCAAATATGAAACGTTTGAAAAAGACCCGGTGGAGTCTATTAAGTTGTTTTTAAGAACTCTTATCGCCATTCGTAAAAATCCGTCGTTTGAAAAATGGTTGAATTATAAAAGTCCTTTGATGAATTATCAGGATGTTGCCATTGAACGTGAAGATTTAATCGATGCTCGTGTAGAACTTGCTTCAAGAGAAAAAATTTGGAGAGATGTTGGAATGAATGGCGAGTATGTGGCCACGATACGGTATCGAGATAATGATTTGCCTCAGTATGAATTTTGGTTAAGCGATAATGGTGATGTGCTCGTTACATTTGCGTTTGTTCCAAATATGGAAGAGTTCTTCAATATTGAAAATTTCAAAAGAAATCGGTTTGGAAGGACTTATAGTGTTGAACCTCGCATAGAACGATGTGAAGGGTTCGACTCAAAAAAGAATTCACTTCGTGATGGCTATTGTAACTACCTCATCATCCGCCGCGATGGTACAATCAAATACGGCCCAGAATCGGGGGATTTGTAAAAAAGGATCCCGGCTCGGAGGCCGGGATGACAAGTGTGAGACTGTGGATTTTTCTATAGCTTCATCACGCGCTTCATCTCGAGATTTTCATAGCCTTCGGGGCAATGCGTCGAGAGGTAAACGGTCGGGTTGTTGGCGATGAATTCGCGGACACGGTCGAGCGTTTCGCGGGCGGCAATGATGTCTTCAAAAACGATGCTTAATTTGTTTGCCTTGAGGGCTGCATCGCAGTAGGTCACATCGCCGTGCATCATGTAGAAGAGTCCGTCGTTTTCGACGACGATGATGCTGTTGCCTTTGGTGTGTCCCTTCGCTTCAATGAAATAGATTCCGTTTGCGATTTTTTCGCATTTCGGGAAGTTGTGGTAAGGCCCGTCCTTGTATGTACAACGCACGATGTGCGGACCTTCGAGTTTCATGGCGTCGGCATCTTCGGGCGAGACGAACACCATCGCGTTTTTGAAGTACTGGATGGCCGCTGAATGGTCCGGGTGCTTGTGCGTGATGAGGATTTTCGTGACCTGGTCGGGCCTGTAGCCGAGTTCCGCAAAGGCTTTGGTGTAGTCCTTTAACTTTTCACCCATGTAAAGCGGTGCGCCGAGTTTCTTTTCGGGCGCTTCAAAGTCGTTGACGAACCCTGTATCGACGAGGATGACTTCGCTCCCGGTGTCGATAAGAAAGTTTTGCAGGCTGCTGCGGTAGATAATCTGTTCGTCGAACTTGTCCTTGCCTTCTTCACCGCCAAAGGCAAACGCTTGGTTCATGAAACCATGGTCAAACATGCGTACGGCTTTAATTTCCATATGCTTCCCCTTCTGAAAATGTATGCTTTTATACCAATATATACTCAAAAGGTCCCAAATCAAAATGGGGCATTACTCCAATTTGGGGTGTAAGCAAAAAAAATGGCCATTTGCGGGGCTCGCTCGGCGGTTGAAATAAAATTTTTCGCATTTTAGGGCTTGAATATTGCTTAAGATTTCTATTTTTGTGCGTGGAAAATCCTTTTCTATCCAGGAGTCTTATATGGGCGGCTTTTGTGGTGTTATTTCCAAAGAAGATTGCGTTTGCGATCTCTTTTACGGAACCGACTACCATTCTCACCTTGGCACTCACCGCGGCGGTATGGCTGTTTTGAAATCGGATGGAGTTTTCCATCGCTCGATTCACAACATCCAGAACACTCCGTTCCGCAGTAAGTTTGAACACGATTTAACACATTTTTCCGGCAAGGTTGGCTTAGGCGTCATCTCTGACACGGACCCGCAGCCGCTCGTCATGACCTCCAAGCTGGGAACGTTCGCGATTGTGACCGTTGGTCTCATCACGAACATTGAAGATATTAAGAACGAACTTTTCCGCAACAACTGCATGCAGCTCCAGTTCTCTACAACGAGTGGCATGGTCGGTCCGACCGAAGTTGTTTCAGCGCTTATCGCTACGCAGGATTCAATTATTGACGGTCTCAAGTATGTTCAGGACAAGGTGAAGGGAAGTTGCTCCGTGCTGATTATGGATAGTGCGGGGCGTTTTTATGCCTGCCGCGACAAGTGGGGCCGTACGGCTGTAATCCTTGGTAAGAAGGATGGCGCCATGATTGCCTTGCAAGAAAGCTGCGCTCTTCCGAACCTCGGTTACGAATACGTCCGTGATCTTGGTCCGGGTGAAGTGGTCGAGCTCACACCGGATGGCGAAACGGTGCTTGTTCCTCCGCGCAAGAAGATGGCAATTTGTTCGTTCCTCTGGGTGTATTACGGTTACCCGGCCTCCAGTTACGAAGGTCGTAACGTGGAAATGACCCGTTACCGTTGCGGTTCCGCTCTTGCGAAGCGCACCCCGACCGAAGCCGATGCCGCTTGCGGTATTCCGGACTCCGGTACTTCTCACGCTTTGGGTTATGCACACGAAGCCGGCATCAAGTTTGCCCGTCCGTTCGTGAAGTACACGCCGACTTGGGCACGTTCGTTTATGCCGCAGGACCAGCGCCAGCGCGAACACGTTGCCTCGATGAAGCTCATTCCGATTCCGGGTCTCATCAAGGACCGTCGCCTCGTTTTCTGCGATGACTCCATCGTTCGCGGAACTCAGCTCGGCAAGCAGGCTGCAAAACTTTATTCGATGGGCTGCAAGGAAACGCATATGCGTATCGCTTGCCCGCCGCTCGTTTATCCGTGCAAGTTCATCAACTTCTCACGCTCCAAGAATGAATACGACCTCATCACGCGCCGTTACATTCGCGACCAGGAAGGTGAAAACGCCGATCTCGACAAGTACACCGATCCGAATGGCCAGCCGTACAAGGACATGGTCGAATACATCCGCAAGAAGCTGAACCTCACGTCGCTTGCGTTCCAGCGCATTGACGACTTGATCCAGGCTATCGGCCTCCCGGAAGAAGACCTTTGCACTTACTGCTGGACTGGCAAGGACTACGCCGAAACGGGTGACTGCTATCATTGCCCGTGCCATTGCCACGACAAGGAAAAGGAAGAAGACAAGTAGTTGTCATTCCCGCCTCCGAGCGGGAATCCCCATTTCAAGTTCTTTGAAATTGAAAATCCGACCTCTTACGAGGCCGGATTTTTTTATATCAGGAGATGTCTATGGGACTTTTTAGTGACGTTTCTTCTTGTTGTTGGGAAGCGCTGTGAAGTTGTTACTGCACGTGCCTCCGTTATACGGACCAACGGCCTGAATGTTGAATTTGTATGACCCCGGAGTCCCCTGCATCTTGAATTTGAGGGAGGTGAGCATTCTGGATGCCTGTTCGCCAGTGATCTTGGTGGCTCCCTTGTACCAAGAGGGCTGTTTGAAGTCGGCCCATTTGATGAACTTTGTCGTGCCAACGGTGCTCTTCGGGAGTGTTGCCATCGGTAATGCGTAACCGATCGCAGCGTCCATTTCTTCGCCGAGGCTCATTTCGAGGGCTGGGGCAATATCAGAGGTGTACGAGATGCATACACCACCCATGCCTGCGGCATCGGCCGGTTCGAGGTCGCCGTAGTCCGATTCACCGGCCAAACCAAAACCAACGCCAACATACGGATTGAACGTCATTGTTCCCTTGGAGAGAACGGCCGTGCCACAGAGACCGCCGCAATAGTCAATAACTGGATCCAAGGCGTCATCGCTGTATTCGTTCCCGCGTTCAACAGGCCAAACGACTACAGATGCGCCACCATCGACGTCATCACCGTAGCTGAACCAGTAGCCAGACGTTGTGGTGCCGTTATCGTAGCCGGTTTGAATTTGGTATTCGCTGTTGGTGCCAAACCAGGTTTCGAAACTATTTGTTGTCGATGGCGGATTGATCGGATCTGGAATGATTGGGTCAGGGTCAACCGGATCCGGTTGCGTCGTTGTGGGCAAGTAAATGGGGAACTTGGCTGCTCCGCAACCATCGTACGGACCGACTGCAGCTATGTTGAAACGGCCGAGGGTGCCGCTGGTGCCCTGGAACTTGAATCTGAGCGATGCCAACTGCTTGGCCGCTGCTTCGCCTGGCATCTTGGTTGCGCCCTTATACCAACTGGGCTGCTTGAAGTCGGACCAGGCGATATACTTTGTTATGCCCGTGGCGCTCTTGGGAAGAGTGACTGCAGGAACGGCGTAACCGATTTCTGCTTCGGCTTCTTCACTGAGACCCATTTCGAGAGAAACGGCCATTTCGGAGGCGTATGAGACGCAAACGCCACCCATGCTAGATGCGTCTGCGACATCTGGGGTTCCGTCGAAAATGTTCTTTTCGCCGACGAGGTGGAAACCGAGGCCGACAAACGGATTGTAAGTCAAAGAACCTTTGTTAAGGCTGTAAGTTCCGCAAACGCCGTTGCAAAGCTCGATGATCGGATCCATTGCATCTTCGCTATACTCGTTGCCTTTGTATGTCGGCCAAAGAATTTTGGAACGTCCGCCGTCGAGATCGTCGGCGTATTCATACCAGTAGCCGTATGTCTCTGTGTCGTTGCCGAATCCGGTCTGAATTTGCGGATAACCTTCGTAACCGTACCAGGTCTCGAATGGGCCATACGGATGGTATGCTGAAGATGAAATGCCAAAGTTGCTAGAAGAGCTCTTTGGCTCGTGATCTGGCGGGATGAGGTCGTCGAGGTAACCGCAGCCGACAAAAAGCATAGATGCTGCCGCTGCCGTTAAGATTGATTTCTTGTGGAACTTGTTGTATCTCATGATCTTCCTCCTTGATTGTTCTAGGATGTTAACAAACATAAATAAAATAATTTGAAAAAGATAACCCGTTTTTTGAATAAATGCTTGTTTTATTACTTTATTTGTTTTAATGTATAGTTGGATAATACAAAGTAAAAATTTTTCATTATACGTTGAAAATGTTGTATGGTAATAGCTTTTGCTTTATATAATACAGAAAATGATGCTTATTTTGTTCTTTATGATACGCTTTTTATGGGCTAATTTTTGAATGTAATTTTTTGCTTTCATAAATATGACACTGAAAAACGCAAAAAAAGCGCCCCATGCGGAGCGCCTGTTTTCAAGTTGAATAGTGTCGTTTATGGGTAGCAATAGCCTCTGTTGTACGGGCCGATAGACATGATGTTGAGCTTGCCTGCAGAACCACTTTTACCGTGCGCTAGGAAATGAACTGCGGCTAGTGATTTTGCGGCTTCTGCTCCTGTAATCTTTT
This genomic interval carries:
- a CDS encoding glycosyltransferase, which gives rise to MNLLFNLVAVQPIHSAKFHGGGSYGEVIFWALVKRGAKFSCVYDSRKYLAPDIIAACEKCGIPLFDIAEKTPQQIIDENAIDAFYTPLYSLEGKWQIQVKRFVFTWHGVRALEMQYSWQGVGFAKKLAQKLEALVRYRDSWKKYFYAPKYRDLAARIADGRAECITVSEHSRASIKSFFPELLDKEIPVFYSPMLDYEPEGFLPPTVKTKKYFLLTSGARWEKNNLRAVKAFDELVTMMRSTNHEFDMKLVITGATNVKVYRKHIRNKDAFVFLGYVESKELEFLHKNAYAFIFPSLNEGFGYPPVQSMRYGVPVAASGTTSVPEVCENAALYFDPYSVSEIKNRMIQLLDSDIYAMYASRGLARYGEVHKRQQEDLEKAVAFVLGE
- a CDS encoding MBL fold metallo-hydrolase; translated protein: MEIKAVRMFDHGFMNQAFAFGGEEGKDKFDEQIIYRSSLQNFLIDTGSEVILVDTGFVNDFEAPEKKLGAPLYMGEKLKDYTKAFAELGYRPDQVTKILITHKHPDHSAAIQYFKNAMVFVSPEDADAMKLEGPHIVRCTYKDGPYHNFPKCEKIANGIYFIEAKGHTKGNSIIVVENDGLFYMMHGDVTYCDAALKANKLSIVFEDIIAARETLDRVREFIANNPTVYLSTHCPEGYENLEMKRVMKL
- a CDS encoding amidophosphoribosyltransferase, which translates into the protein MGGFCGVISKEDCVCDLFYGTDYHSHLGTHRGGMAVLKSDGVFHRSIHNIQNTPFRSKFEHDLTHFSGKVGLGVISDTDPQPLVMTSKLGTFAIVTVGLITNIEDIKNELFRNNCMQLQFSTTSGMVGPTEVVSALIATQDSIIDGLKYVQDKVKGSCSVLIMDSAGRFYACRDKWGRTAVILGKKDGAMIALQESCALPNLGYEYVRDLGPGEVVELTPDGETVLVPPRKKMAICSFLWVYYGYPASSYEGRNVEMTRYRCGSALAKRTPTEADAACGIPDSGTSHALGYAHEAGIKFARPFVKYTPTWARSFMPQDQRQREHVASMKLIPIPGLIKDRRLVFCDDSIVRGTQLGKQAAKLYSMGCKETHMRIACPPLVYPCKFINFSRSKNEYDLITRRYIRDQEGENADLDKYTDPNGQPYKDMVEYIRKKLNLTSLAFQRIDDLIQAIGLPEEDLCTYCWTGKDYAETGDCYHCPCHCHDKEKEEDK